In one Brevibacillus composti genomic region, the following are encoded:
- a CDS encoding DUF2577 domain-containing protein → MTRLEGSGVSQLKQMIARIGYNRFDRLELATVVSPPPDLRIRIDNMALDLEADDLVVAEHLTRHKRIVTITHEELAERDLGDKIERDGLDTDDMVEGNPITEYRHAYVELTFEDVLKPGDRVIVASMNDGQAYLILDRVVMYRQ, encoded by the coding sequence ATGACACGACTCGAAGGCAGCGGGGTTAGCCAACTGAAACAAATGATCGCCAGGATCGGATACAACAGATTTGACCGCCTGGAACTCGCCACCGTCGTCTCCCCGCCGCCCGACCTCCGCATCCGTATCGACAACATGGCGCTAGACCTCGAAGCGGACGATCTCGTAGTGGCCGAACACCTGACGCGGCACAAACGCATCGTAACGATCACGCATGAGGAACTGGCGGAGCGCGACCTCGGAGACAAGATCGAACGCGACGGACTCGATACGGACGATATGGTCGAGGGCAATCCGATCACGGAATACCGCCACGCCTACGTTGAACTCACGTTCGAGGACGTACTCAAGCCGGGCGACCGCGTGATCGTGGCGTCCATGAACGATGGGCAGGCGTACCTCATATTGGATCGCGTAGTGATGTACCGTCAGTAA
- a CDS encoding phBC6A51 family helix-turn-helix protein, with the protein MTKRRSDVGRGLTDQQRRAAQLLVANEFCELSEGKKMTKDQLAEEIGIAKSTLYEWMKNPEFNEYHRMVSRDKLHAYSSEVDSALLKLIRMPEPRIKAIELWYKLQGEITERHLYENESESKLPRKSDAEIAAEIRKLAEMVNGEE; encoded by the coding sequence ATGACAAAACGACGATCCGACGTGGGGCGTGGACTAACCGACCAGCAACGGCGGGCGGCGCAGTTGCTCGTAGCGAATGAGTTTTGCGAACTGTCCGAGGGCAAAAAAATGACCAAAGACCAACTAGCCGAAGAAATTGGCATCGCAAAATCGACGCTGTACGAGTGGATGAAGAACCCGGAGTTCAATGAATACCACCGCATGGTATCGCGCGATAAGCTCCACGCCTATAGCAGCGAAGTCGATTCGGCTCTGCTGAAACTCATCCGTATGCCGGAACCCAGGATCAAAGCTATCGAGTTGTGGTACAAGCTCCAAGGCGAAATTACCGAGCGCCATCTGTACGAAAATGAGAGCGAATCGAAGTTACCGCGTAAGTCCGACGCGGAGATCGCGGCCGAGATTCGGAAATTGGCCGAAATGGTGAACGGGGAGGAGTGA
- a CDS encoding cold-shock protein, translated as MKWFNDAKGFGFTVCGVFVHARNVISGELRSGSRICFDVKEGGKSPEAVNVKVIR; from the coding sequence ATGAAATGGTTCAACGACGCGAAGGGATTCGGCTTTACCGTATGTGGCGTATTCGTCCATGCGCGAAACGTAATCAGCGGAGAGCTCCGTTCCGGCTCGCGTATCTGCTTTGACGTGAAGGAAGGCGGCAAGAGTCCGGAAGCCGTCAACGTGAAGGTGATCCGATGA
- a CDS encoding helix-turn-helix transcriptional regulator, giving the protein MLYRWGRATQAIYFAYVVAEKRKNQDGGRRMVIDREIVIKLRALERMTQEQFASKIGVHHSMISGIERNRKDVSRGLAIRIVAAFGLTPERIREIRELPA; this is encoded by the coding sequence ATGCTATATAGGTGGGGAAGGGCTACACAGGCTATTTATTTTGCCTATGTAGTCGCAGAAAAAAGAAAAAATCAAGACGGAGGGAGAAGGATGGTTATTGACCGTGAAATTGTGATCAAGTTGCGGGCTTTAGAGAGAATGACGCAAGAACAGTTTGCGAGCAAGATCGGAGTGCATCACTCGATGATTAGCGGGATTGAGAGGAACAGGAAGGACGTCAGCCGTGGCCTGGCAATTCGGATAGTAGCCGCGTTTGGACTCACACCCGAGCGCATACGAGAAATCCGGGAACTTCCCGCTTAG
- a CDS encoding CGNR zinc finger domain-containing protein: MNKQAIQHAGLTAIARRGFPNHKRAHYRKHSETPLASRIGLVRQITDDLAGEEWAQLEHVKAEDRWERVTDKPLLAVSTSAHTLIDGRPSVPSLLDHLADYILAEDHARGLKQTRVPDEYAAEERPYIGSGAADFVVLRHYGHLRIGPRNRRRVKRCEGCEWFFLDRSRNNMGKTCSDECARYRDKIRKRIQRTGDPRTRRDQERHMLEYPFYSPVELREIPHYSETPTKDAKMERGKRNGWRALKWVPESEYEGKRHRPRARGMWREAEEPGKIVTYNVRDVTAEWMRAREWQNYRNHRHSLDNHAI, from the coding sequence TTGAATAAACAAGCGATTCAACACGCAGGGCTCACCGCCATCGCCCGCCGGGGCTTCCCGAACCACAAGCGCGCACACTACCGCAAGCACTCGGAAACGCCGCTCGCCTCCCGCATCGGACTCGTCCGCCAGATAACGGATGACCTCGCCGGGGAAGAGTGGGCGCAGCTCGAACACGTTAAGGCAGAGGATCGGTGGGAACGAGTCACGGACAAGCCGCTTCTTGCGGTCAGCACGTCGGCTCATACGCTCATTGACGGTCGCCCCTCAGTCCCGTCCCTGCTCGACCACCTGGCGGACTACATACTGGCGGAGGATCACGCGCGCGGCCTCAAACAAACGAGGGTGCCGGACGAATACGCGGCGGAGGAGCGGCCGTACATCGGGTCAGGCGCCGCCGACTTTGTGGTCTTGCGCCATTACGGGCACTTACGGATCGGGCCGCGTAATCGCCGCCGGGTTAAGCGTTGCGAAGGCTGTGAATGGTTTTTCCTTGATAGAAGTCGGAACAATATGGGGAAAACGTGTAGCGATGAATGCGCCCGATACCGAGATAAGATACGGAAGCGAATCCAGCGAACGGGCGATCCGCGCACAAGGCGGGACCAGGAGCGCCATATGCTCGAATACCCGTTCTATAGTCCGGTGGAACTGCGGGAGATTCCGCACTATTCGGAAACGCCGACGAAGGACGCGAAGATGGAGCGCGGCAAGAGGAACGGGTGGCGGGCGCTGAAATGGGTTCCGGAGTCGGAGTACGAGGGCAAACGACATAGGCCGCGAGCCAGGGGGATGTGGCGGGAGGCGGAGGAGCCGGGCAAGATCGTAACGTACAATGTCCGGGACGTGACGGCGGAATGGATGCGGGCGCGGGAATGGCAGAACTATCGCAATCATCGCCACAGTCTGGACAACCATGCTATATAG
- a CDS encoding helix-turn-helix domain-containing protein, which translates to MDEQKETRIFYKTYVDAIHSGLIADMGAERWQTLCVLAAYMDENGECYPSMESIAARLGITRESASRRVSRLVKYRWNGKPIVSVRRRREPGPGTWANNVYTIAPESELQFGNKERNSS; encoded by the coding sequence ATGGACGAACAAAAGGAAACGCGGATTTTCTATAAAACGTACGTTGACGCGATACATTCCGGACTCATCGCGGACATGGGCGCGGAGAGGTGGCAAACCCTCTGCGTCCTGGCCGCCTACATGGACGAAAATGGCGAGTGCTATCCGTCGATGGAGTCGATAGCGGCAAGGCTAGGGATCACGCGGGAAAGCGCTAGTCGCCGCGTCAGTCGACTTGTTAAATACAGGTGGAATGGAAAGCCGATAGTCAGCGTGCGGAGGCGGAGAGAACCGGGTCCCGGAACGTGGGCAAATAACGTGTATACCATCGCGCCCGAATCTGAGCTGCAATTCGGGAATAAGGAACGAAACAGTAGCTAA
- a CDS encoding helix-turn-helix domain-containing protein, with the protein MSKISLFSAIGADAVKSATESDPYDKPTIYVVEIYLKDVLKRRGIKQKELAQMTGLRPNAITNLCRGYNERVSLDHIGRIATALGITDISEIMRLVEYEEADFFNMYNSIHRDDPEE; encoded by the coding sequence ATGAGTAAGATAAGCCTGTTTTCAGCTATTGGTGCTGACGCAGTAAAAAGCGCAACGGAATCCGATCCTTACGACAAACCGACCATCTACGTTGTCGAGATTTATCTAAAGGACGTTTTAAAACGTCGAGGAATAAAACAAAAAGAACTCGCTCAAATGACTGGATTACGACCAAACGCAATAACAAACCTATGCCGCGGCTACAATGAACGAGTAAGCCTCGACCACATTGGGCGGATTGCTACTGCATTAGGGATCACAGACATCTCTGAAATTATGAGGCTCGTAGAGTACGAAGAGGCCGATTTCTTCAACATGTACAATTCGATTCACCGTGATGATCCCGAAGAGTGA
- a CDS encoding DUF3102 domain-containing protein — protein sequence MMDVQAKQEAALSNDLQVITAEINAYKRVAGEAIFEIGRRLKKVRDAKTDSDCIEDRMLAQQRESTGGWIKWLEEHVDFDRTQAHRFIAVFEGLGDVGTYQHHGLRALYEIATLSPEDRERPHVIPSTGEVKTVDEMTVRELREVKAELKREREARQRAEESAQVLRDTLESIAEQPQPIREVRTGTEICHSSGSSR from the coding sequence ATGATGGATGTGCAAGCCAAGCAGGAAGCCGCGCTCTCCAACGATCTACAAGTAATCACGGCTGAGATCAACGCCTACAAGAGAGTCGCGGGCGAGGCTATATTCGAGATTGGGAGGCGATTAAAGAAAGTCAGAGACGCCAAGACCGATTCTGACTGTATTGAGGATCGCATGCTCGCGCAGCAACGGGAGTCAACGGGCGGATGGATAAAATGGCTAGAGGAGCATGTCGATTTTGACAGAACACAGGCACATCGATTTATCGCGGTCTTCGAGGGGTTGGGCGATGTTGGCACGTACCAACACCACGGTCTCCGCGCCCTCTACGAGATCGCCACACTCTCACCAGAAGACCGCGAACGCCCGCACGTAATCCCGTCCACCGGCGAAGTCAAAACGGTCGACGAGATGACCGTCCGCGAGCTCCGCGAAGTCAAGGCGGAGTTGAAGCGCGAGAGGGAGGCGCGACAGAGGGCGGAAGAATCCGCGCAAGTCCTTCGCGATACTCTCGAATCGATAGCGGAACAGCCGCAGCCGATCCGCGAGGTGCGTACGGGAACGGAGATATGTCACTCTTCGGGATCATCACGGTGA
- a CDS encoding helix-turn-helix domain-containing protein: MTEHNLVSIETQSEYSVTTGRRETRIFVKMYVDAVHSGLLADIGDENWRTLCVIAAFMDERGECYPTQELIAHRLGVSLQTAAARIKSLLAYRWRGRPLVHATKGREDGSQRFDNTRYTVLPVSQLAIFSGEAEAMSSGADTGRSVYGSP, from the coding sequence GTGACCGAACATAACCTCGTATCCATCGAAACGCAGTCGGAATATTCCGTCACAACCGGACGCCGTGAAACGCGCATCTTCGTCAAGATGTACGTGGACGCGGTACACTCCGGACTACTCGCGGACATTGGCGACGAGAACTGGCGGACGCTCTGCGTGATCGCGGCGTTCATGGACGAGCGCGGCGAGTGCTATCCGACGCAAGAGTTGATCGCGCACAGGCTCGGAGTATCCCTGCAGACAGCGGCGGCGCGGATCAAGTCGCTGCTCGCGTACAGGTGGCGGGGACGGCCGTTGGTGCACGCGACGAAGGGGAGGGAGGACGGGAGTCAGCGGTTCGATAACACGCGGTATACGGTGCTGCCGGTCAGTCAGCTAGCGATATTTAGTGGGGAGGCGGAAGCCATGTCAAGCGGAGCCGACACGGGTCGATCCGTATATGGCTCTCCTTGA
- a CDS encoding helix-turn-helix domain-containing protein: MAIRCRLGEIMKERGLSNKEVVELTGVSRNTITSLASSATKRIDYDTLDAICNGLKITPAEFFEYTPDKK, translated from the coding sequence ATGGCGATTCGGTGCCGTCTTGGCGAGATTATGAAGGAACGCGGTCTTTCCAATAAAGAAGTCGTTGAACTTACCGGTGTGAGTAGGAATACAATTACGTCTCTCGCATCCTCCGCGACCAAGCGCATCGACTACGATACCCTCGACGCGATATGTAACGGTTTGAAGATAACCCCCGCAGAGTTTTTCGAATACACTCCGGACAAAAAATAA
- a CDS encoding recombinase family protein produces the protein MKLGYARVSTQDQSLDLQIDALKAAGCDEIYREKVSGMKDDRPELERLLAYARPGDTLVIYKLDRLGRSTKRLLELAEELDRRGIELVSIRDQIDTSTAVGKAMFRMLMVLAEMERDIIVERTRAGLEAARARGRKGGRPVKYGEGNAKLAHAIELYRAKEKTVPDIERITGVSKATLYRALKKAGASQ, from the coding sequence ATGAAGCTCGGCTATGCTCGTGTATCAACGCAGGACCAATCGCTCGACCTACAGATCGACGCGCTAAAGGCCGCTGGCTGCGACGAGATTTACCGCGAGAAGGTTAGCGGAATGAAAGATGACCGGCCGGAATTGGAACGCCTGTTGGCCTACGCGCGCCCAGGTGATACGCTCGTCATCTACAAGCTGGATCGGTTGGGCCGGAGCACCAAACGGCTGCTTGAGTTGGCGGAGGAACTGGATCGGCGCGGCATAGAACTCGTATCTATTCGCGATCAGATCGACACGTCTACAGCGGTCGGAAAGGCCATGTTTCGGATGCTCATGGTATTGGCGGAGATGGAACGGGACATCATCGTAGAGCGCACGAGAGCGGGCCTGGAGGCGGCGAGAGCACGTGGCAGGAAGGGCGGTCGACCGGTTAAGTACGGCGAGGGGAACGCGAAGCTGGCGCACGCTATCGAGTTGTACCGCGCCAAGGAAAAGACCGTGCCGGATATCGAGCGGATAACTGGCGTTAGCAAGGCAACGTTATATCGCGCGTTGAAGAAGGCGGGGGCGTCCCAATGA
- a CDS encoding tyrosine-type recombinase/integrase: protein MALKGKRKLLRTFADTARVSYSWDELYRLYRRAKEAEGLAERTLALRDKYHRYFLEFLDLKYPGLSPQEVTADVIRGWVRYMQSERRQYEGNERIPDRMKTVGLSPGAINTYLRHHKVFFSFMVSEGYISENPFKKVRLVKEEKDTVESFTVEQIEKLLKQPDKRTYNGFRDYCAMLTFLDTGIRLVELINLRIEDVDFTNCSLYIRASNSKNNVGRTVPFSARTKKELQSLLAEVRELNAEYLFTTVYGNKLDPTRIRAAIKEYGRTGNIATVRVTPHTFRHTFAKFYILNGGDPYSLQKLLGHHDMTMVRRYVQMNDMDIRRQHDKYSPINFLR from the coding sequence TTGGCGTTAAAGGGAAAACGAAAGCTGTTACGTACGTTCGCGGATACTGCTCGCGTCTCGTATTCATGGGACGAGCTGTATCGACTCTACCGGAGGGCAAAAGAGGCGGAGGGGCTGGCAGAGCGAACGCTTGCCCTGCGCGACAAGTATCATCGTTACTTTCTCGAATTTCTCGACTTGAAATATCCGGGGCTTTCACCGCAAGAGGTGACGGCGGATGTCATTCGCGGATGGGTTCGCTACATGCAATCAGAGCGGAGACAGTACGAGGGGAACGAGCGAATACCGGACCGGATGAAAACAGTGGGGCTCTCGCCTGGCGCGATCAACACCTATTTACGCCACCATAAGGTATTCTTTAGTTTCATGGTTTCGGAGGGGTATATCTCCGAGAACCCGTTCAAAAAGGTTCGGCTCGTCAAAGAAGAAAAGGACACGGTTGAATCGTTTACGGTCGAACAAATTGAAAAGCTATTGAAACAACCGGACAAGCGGACGTACAACGGATTCAGGGACTACTGCGCGATGCTCACGTTTTTGGATACCGGTATTAGACTCGTCGAACTTATCAACCTACGCATAGAGGACGTAGATTTCACGAACTGCTCACTATATATTCGCGCCTCAAACTCTAAGAACAACGTCGGCCGGACTGTTCCGTTCTCGGCCCGTACCAAAAAGGAGCTGCAAAGCCTGCTGGCGGAGGTACGCGAGCTCAATGCGGAGTATTTGTTTACGACCGTCTACGGGAATAAGCTTGATCCCACGCGCATAAGGGCGGCCATTAAGGAGTACGGGCGGACTGGGAATATCGCAACCGTTCGCGTTACGCCGCATACTTTCCGGCATACCTTCGCCAAGTTTTACATTTTGAACGGCGGTGATCCGTACTCATTGCAAAAACTGCTCGGTCATCACGATATGACGATGGTTCGCCGGTATGTTCAAATGAACGACATGGACATACGGAGACAGCACGATAAATATAGTCCGATCAATTTCCTACGCTAG
- a CDS encoding NAD-dependent deacylase, with amino-acid sequence MERLRNWLRESRHTVVFTGAGMSTESGLPDFRSARTGLWQGKDPARLASTQAMRHNREEFLAFYRMRIEGLLSCKPHSGHHLLAEWERQGVIQGIITQNVDGYHQHAGSQRVAELHGTLTTLSCLRCGRKEKAARYLQEEGSVCECGGFLRPDVVLFGESLPEAAFEQAVAWTEPAELFLVLGSSLAVSPANWFPQQAKERGATLVIVNREPTMLDHLADLVIQDRLIGDVLKNLPLDF; translated from the coding sequence GTGGAGCGATTGCGAAACTGGCTGCGCGAGTCGCGCCATACCGTTGTCTTTACCGGCGCGGGGATGTCGACGGAAAGCGGCCTGCCCGATTTTCGCTCGGCCCGGACGGGGTTGTGGCAGGGGAAGGATCCTGCTCGGCTCGCCAGTACCCAGGCGATGCGTCATAATCGGGAGGAATTTCTCGCGTTTTACCGGATGAGGATCGAAGGGCTTCTCTCCTGCAAGCCCCACAGCGGCCATCACCTTCTGGCCGAATGGGAGCGGCAGGGGGTGATCCAGGGAATCATTACGCAAAACGTGGACGGCTATCATCAGCATGCGGGCAGCCAGCGAGTCGCGGAGCTTCACGGCACGCTGACGACGCTCTCCTGTCTCAGATGCGGCCGCAAAGAAAAAGCCGCCCGTTATCTGCAAGAGGAAGGAAGCGTCTGCGAGTGCGGAGGCTTTCTGCGCCCGGATGTGGTGCTGTTTGGCGAATCGCTGCCGGAAGCGGCGTTTGAGCAGGCGGTGGCATGGACGGAGCCCGCGGAGCTGTTTCTTGTACTGGGATCGTCGCTGGCGGTAAGTCCGGCCAACTGGTTCCCGCAGCAGGCCAAAGAGCGCGGCGCAACCTTGGTGATCGTCAACAGGGAGCCCACGATGCTGGATCATCTGGCCGATTTGGTGATTCAAGACCGATTGATTGGAGATGTATTAAAAAATTTACCTCTTGATTTTTGA
- a CDS encoding metallophosphoesterase family protein, whose protein sequence is MKAVHKGATDGYGNEQTGRSESDMNNIYLVSDIHGQYQALRTALDRASFSPERQDRLYVIGDMIDRGPESKEVLEFLLNLRQAYPSQVFLSKGNHEQMFQDWLRRAIDPDLYLRLNGGDATVRSFLGQHPMRRAFLGGVPSAETQEAAREEILARYPALLATLDALPLALELPGDSGTGTEPALLVHAGIRPGLPLSRQRPEDLLWIREPFYNHYQGETLIVFGHTPVNRLPGYAGQGPWRSGKMIGIDGGAASIEGGILLVSWPSLQYIYVPIREVRSSPQIRVT, encoded by the coding sequence GTGAAAGCCGTACACAAGGGCGCTACGGATGGCTACGGAAATGAACAGACGGGGAGGAGCGAGAGCGACATGAACAACATCTATCTGGTTTCGGACATTCACGGTCAATACCAGGCATTGCGGACTGCCCTCGACCGTGCATCTTTTTCCCCGGAGAGGCAGGATCGGCTGTACGTCATCGGCGACATGATCGACCGCGGCCCGGAGTCCAAGGAAGTGCTGGAATTCCTCCTGAACCTGCGGCAAGCATACCCGAGTCAGGTCTTTCTTTCAAAGGGGAACCACGAGCAAATGTTTCAGGATTGGCTGCGCCGCGCCATTGATCCCGATCTCTATCTCCGTTTGAACGGCGGGGATGCAACGGTGCGCTCCTTTTTGGGACAGCATCCGATGCGCCGCGCCTTTCTCGGCGGAGTGCCATCTGCCGAGACGCAGGAGGCCGCTCGCGAGGAGATCCTCGCCCGTTATCCCGCACTGCTCGCCACCCTCGATGCGCTGCCCCTCGCGCTAGAGCTTCCCGGCGATTCCGGCACCGGCACCGAACCTGCCCTGCTCGTCCATGCGGGTATCCGTCCCGGTCTGCCCCTGTCCCGGCAGCGGCCCGAAGACCTCCTCTGGATTCGCGAACCCTTTTACAACCATTATCAGGGGGAGACCCTGATTGTCTTTGGCCATACGCCGGTCAACCGGCTGCCCGGTTACGCCGGTCAAGGCCCCTGGCGGAGCGGAAAGATGATCGGGATCGACGGCGGAGCCGCGTCCATTGAAGGGGGCATCCTCCTGGTGAGCTGGCCGTCGCTTCAATACATCTACGTGCCCATTCGGGAAGTCCGCTCCTCTCCGCAGATCCGCGTCACCTAG
- a CDS encoding copper resistance protein CopC has product MKRVIWLCALCLGLAIASALLAGVSAHAYVDQSSPQQEAQLQEAPTEIRLTFTEEINEKVSTLVLKTEAGNVISDSFRAEGKKTLVMPISSLEKGIYRVEWQVLSVDTHVTEGSYRFAVGVALPKIRPAETVSLDEVPAASSAPPLSTASDSQATAGQGTGAAGGQKASEMAGTTAPPAGSSGSNAAGSAQLASSGEQQERSPAREKADAAKDATKDATDSTASAAATKSSASTTAPVTGSSPDDNSRKPGSADTPASSQNQQATSEDPSSTAPAQSSSPEGQTAPEQEPHVPSEDASAAETTLHPADVADAEIVAEKFVPASAHDHKRHEQWNRALRMGDVLAAAVIGTLVFLSRWSGFVSAIPTPNRKRLAGIVQLFLLGAVLCFTVSGGIRIYLLADMLRLAGGVGENIRMILWNTSTGTIGWVRPLLGLLLIMALRAAWKSSASSGSPAVAWPGRAAAGLTLALFATFPLTGHAMAGQERLTSVVSDVLHMTAAVVWIGGLSGLVVLSFRLAVNAEGLAFMHKLMSQFAQLALYAVAIITGTGLVLGLLRFSQPGELVTTSYGLLLLAKLLAFGIALLIAGYHRTRVMPRLASLSSLQERDAARMAKTLAWTLRIELLVVLAAILLAGLLSATPPPIIR; this is encoded by the coding sequence ATGAAGAGAGTGATATGGCTATGTGCTCTGTGTTTGGGGCTGGCGATCGCAAGCGCTCTCCTGGCAGGCGTCAGCGCGCACGCCTACGTCGATCAGTCGTCGCCGCAGCAGGAGGCCCAGCTGCAGGAAGCGCCCACAGAAATTCGGCTCACCTTTACCGAGGAGATCAACGAAAAGGTAAGCACGCTGGTGCTGAAGACGGAGGCGGGGAATGTCATTTCTGATTCGTTTCGAGCCGAAGGAAAAAAGACATTGGTGATGCCGATCTCTTCCTTGGAGAAGGGCATCTACCGGGTAGAGTGGCAGGTGCTCTCCGTGGACACCCATGTCACGGAAGGCTCCTATCGCTTTGCCGTGGGCGTGGCGCTGCCCAAAATTCGGCCGGCGGAGACGGTGTCGCTGGATGAAGTGCCAGCCGCAAGCAGCGCTCCGCCGCTCTCCACCGCTTCGGACAGCCAGGCTACTGCCGGGCAGGGGACAGGCGCTGCGGGAGGGCAGAAAGCCTCGGAGATGGCCGGCACAACGGCGCCTCCTGCGGGTTCGTCCGGCTCAAATGCGGCCGGATCGGCGCAACTAGCGTCATCCGGCGAGCAGCAGGAAAGATCCCCGGCGCGCGAAAAGGCGGACGCAGCAAAGGACGCCACAAAAGACGCCACAGATTCCACAGCGTCAGCGGCCGCCACGAAGTCGTCAGCGTCAACCACCGCCCCTGTCACGGGCAGCAGCCCCGATGACAATTCCCGCAAGCCTGGTTCTGCGGATACGCCCGCCAGCTCCCAAAATCAGCAGGCGACCTCAGAAGATCCGTCTTCCACGGCGCCAGCTCAGTCTTCATCGCCGGAGGGTCAGACCGCCCCGGAACAAGAGCCGCATGTTCCATCAGAAGACGCGAGTGCCGCCGAAACCACTCTGCATCCGGCAGATGTGGCCGATGCGGAGATCGTCGCGGAGAAGTTCGTCCCGGCTTCCGCTCATGATCACAAACGCCATGAACAGTGGAACAGGGCGCTGCGCATGGGGGATGTCCTGGCAGCTGCCGTCATCGGCACCCTCGTATTTCTCTCGCGCTGGAGCGGATTTGTCAGCGCCATTCCGACGCCAAACCGGAAGCGGCTTGCGGGCATCGTCCAGCTGTTCCTGTTAGGAGCTGTGCTCTGCTTTACAGTCAGCGGCGGGATTCGCATCTACTTGCTTGCCGACATGCTCCGATTGGCGGGGGGAGTGGGTGAAAACATTCGGATGATCCTCTGGAATACATCGACGGGTACGATCGGATGGGTGCGGCCTCTGCTCGGTTTGCTCCTGATCATGGCGCTTCGGGCTGCGTGGAAGAGTTCCGCTTCGTCCGGCTCTCCAGCAGTTGCCTGGCCGGGGAGAGCTGCCGCAGGGCTGACGTTGGCACTGTTTGCCACATTTCCGCTGACGGGCCACGCGATGGCCGGCCAAGAGCGGCTGACGTCGGTCGTGTCGGATGTTTTGCACATGACGGCAGCTGTGGTATGGATCGGGGGCTTGTCCGGTTTGGTTGTGCTCTCTTTCCGTCTGGCCGTGAATGCGGAGGGCCTGGCATTCATGCACAAGCTGATGAGCCAATTCGCGCAGCTGGCGCTGTATGCGGTAGCCATCATCACGGGGACCGGGCTGGTGCTTGGACTTTTGCGCTTCTCCCAGCCGGGTGAACTCGTGACGACCTCCTACGGCCTGCTTCTTTTGGCCAAGCTGCTCGCTTTTGGCATCGCGCTGCTCATCGCCGGATATCATCGTACCCGCGTCATGCCGCGACTCGCCAGCCTTTCGTCACTACAGGAGAGAGACGCAGCACGCATGGCGAAGACTTTGGCCTGGACCCTGCGCATCGAGCTGCTCGTCGTTTTGGCGGCGATCCTGCTGGCAGGACTGCTGTCCGCCACGCCTCCCCCGATCATTCGCTAG